The Pirellulales bacterium genome includes a window with the following:
- a CDS encoding transglutaminase family protein, whose product MPIRVALFHETSYRYDRPILLGPHLVRLKPAPHTRTPVISYSLKVEPREHFLNWQQDPQSNFVARVVFPDRVPELRVVVDLVAEMSTINPFDFFLEPDAEEFPFTYNPWQAPELAPFLVVGPGGPRLDAWIASIDRKPRKTVDFLVELNQRLHGEVDYLVRLEPGVQEPERTLELGSGSCRDSAWLLVQVLRRLGIAARFVSGYLIQLKPDVKSLDGPSGTEHDFTDLHAWCEAYLPGAGWVGLDPTSGLLTGEGHIPLAATPEPLSAAPISGSLEACEADFEHVMRITRVHEDPRVTKPYTEQQWRDIDALGHRVDRYLVEQDVRLTMGGEPTFISIDDMDGPEWNTAAAGPHKRQLSEVLIRRLSQRFAPGGLLHFGQGKWYPGEQLPRWALACYWRKDGHPIWNDPGLIAAADVQYGFGIEDAERFVEVLAQRLAVDPGYAVPAFEDPVHFLHREGQLPVNVDPAENKLEDPEERRRLRRVFERGLNEPVGFVLPLTRAGYGNDVAWESGLWMLRSKHLLLIPGDSPIGLRLPVGSLPWVSRSEYPYLYSPDPLHAWQNLPPPQQMQWPALNLQRRERERGQTALAEDPNERVSLRDRMPKPRESAHWVVRTALCVEPREGRLHVFLPPVGTTEEYLSLVAAIEDTAAALQMPVIVEGELPPFDPRLGVFKVTPDPGVIEVNVPPGHSWDDLKALTTGLYEEARLSRLGTEKFMLDGRHSGTGGGNHVVLGGPSPADSPFLRRPDLLRSLVVYWLNHPSLSYLFSGLFVGPTSQAPRVDEARHETVYELEIACEELDRLLRSGQHVPAWLVDRIFRHLLTDLTGNTHRSEFCIDKLYSPDTATGRLGLVEFRAFEMPPHAQMSLTQQLLLRTLVAWFWRTPYRARPIRWGTQLHDRFLLPHFVWQDFGEVMRDLGDAGFDIEAGWFLPHFEFRFPVLGRVQCDGIEIELRQAIEPWHVLGEQPGAGGTVRFVDSSVERLQVRVAGGPLERYAVLCNGRKLPLVPTPTPGESVAGVRYRAWQPPNCLHPTLGIDTPLVFDLYDHGNERSLGGCTYHVASPNGRNYDTFPVNAMEAESRRNARFFAEGHTPGWFAAPLAEHNAEFPCTLDLRRGR is encoded by the coding sequence ATGCCGATTCGCGTGGCGTTATTTCATGAAACGAGCTACCGCTATGACCGGCCGATTCTGCTGGGCCCTCATCTGGTCCGGCTGAAGCCTGCGCCCCATACGCGAACGCCGGTCATCAGCTATTCGTTGAAAGTCGAGCCGCGGGAGCACTTTCTCAACTGGCAGCAAGATCCGCAGTCGAATTTCGTGGCGCGGGTGGTCTTTCCCGACCGGGTTCCGGAGCTGCGCGTGGTCGTCGATCTTGTCGCCGAGATGTCGACGATCAATCCTTTCGATTTCTTCCTCGAGCCCGACGCCGAAGAGTTCCCGTTCACCTATAACCCCTGGCAGGCACCCGAGCTGGCGCCGTTTCTGGTCGTGGGACCGGGGGGGCCGCGCCTCGATGCCTGGATTGCGTCGATCGACCGCAAGCCCCGCAAGACGGTCGACTTCCTCGTCGAGCTCAACCAGCGATTGCATGGCGAAGTCGACTATCTCGTGCGGCTCGAGCCTGGGGTCCAAGAGCCCGAGCGGACGCTCGAGCTGGGCAGCGGCTCGTGCCGCGATTCGGCCTGGCTGCTGGTGCAGGTGCTACGGCGGCTGGGGATCGCCGCGCGGTTCGTGTCGGGCTACCTGATTCAGCTCAAACCCGACGTGAAATCGCTCGACGGTCCCAGCGGTACCGAGCACGACTTCACTGACCTGCATGCCTGGTGCGAGGCGTATTTGCCCGGCGCCGGCTGGGTAGGGCTCGATCCGACGAGCGGCCTGCTGACCGGCGAGGGCCATATTCCCCTGGCCGCCACACCCGAACCGCTATCGGCGGCCCCCATCTCCGGTTCGCTCGAGGCCTGCGAAGCCGATTTCGAGCACGTGATGCGCATCACGCGGGTCCACGAGGATCCGCGCGTCACGAAGCCGTACACCGAACAGCAGTGGCGCGACATCGACGCGCTGGGGCACCGGGTCGACCGCTACCTGGTCGAGCAGGACGTGCGGTTGACGATGGGCGGCGAGCCGACGTTCATCTCGATCGACGACATGGACGGGCCCGAGTGGAACACCGCCGCCGCGGGTCCACACAAACGGCAGTTGTCCGAAGTGCTCATTCGCCGGCTGAGTCAGCGGTTTGCGCCCGGCGGCCTGCTGCACTTTGGGCAGGGCAAGTGGTACCCCGGCGAGCAACTGCCGCGTTGGGCCCTGGCTTGCTATTGGCGCAAGGACGGACACCCGATCTGGAATGATCCCGGACTGATTGCCGCGGCCGACGTGCAATATGGCTTCGGTATCGAGGACGCCGAACGATTTGTCGAAGTGCTGGCGCAACGCCTGGCAGTCGATCCCGGTTATGCAGTGCCGGCGTTCGAAGACCCGGTGCATTTTCTCCACCGCGAAGGGCAACTGCCGGTCAATGTCGATCCGGCCGAAAACAAGTTGGAAGACCCAGAGGAGCGACGGCGGCTGCGGCGGGTGTTCGAGCGCGGGCTGAACGAGCCGGTCGGCTTTGTGCTGCCGCTGACGCGTGCCGGCTACGGCAACGACGTCGCCTGGGAAAGCGGTCTGTGGATGCTGCGCAGCAAGCACCTGCTGTTGATTCCCGGGGATTCGCCGATCGGCTTGCGGCTGCCGGTGGGCAGCCTGCCGTGGGTCTCGCGGAGCGAATATCCCTATCTCTACTCGCCCGACCCGCTGCACGCGTGGCAGAATCTGCCGCCGCCACAGCAAATGCAGTGGCCCGCTTTGAACTTGCAGCGGCGGGAGCGCGAGCGCGGTCAAACGGCGCTGGCCGAAGACCCCAACGAGCGCGTCTCGCTGCGCGACCGGATGCCCAAGCCGCGTGAATCGGCCCACTGGGTCGTGCGCACGGCGCTGTGCGTCGAGCCGCGCGAGGGGCGCTTGCACGTGTTTCTGCCGCCGGTAGGAACCACCGAAGAGTATCTGTCGCTCGTGGCGGCCATCGAAGATACGGCCGCCGCCTTGCAAATGCCGGTGATCGTCGAAGGGGAGCTGCCGCCCTTCGATCCGCGGCTGGGCGTGTTCAAAGTCACGCCCGACCCCGGCGTCATCGAGGTCAACGTCCCACCGGGCCATAGCTGGGACGATCTGAAAGCCCTGACGACGGGGCTCTACGAAGAGGCCCGGCTGAGCCGGCTCGGCACCGAGAAATTCATGCTCGACGGGCGCCACAGCGGGACCGGCGGCGGCAACCACGTCGTGCTCGGCGGGCCGTCTCCGGCAGACAGCCCGTTCTTGCGGCGGCCCGACCTGCTGCGCTCGCTTGTCGTCTACTGGCTGAATCATCCGTCGCTGAGCTACCTGTTCAGCGGGCTGTTCGTGGGGCCGACCAGCCAGGCCCCGCGCGTCGACGAAGCACGGCACGAGACGGTCTACGAACTGGAGATTGCCTGCGAAGAGCTCGACCGGCTGTTGCGCAGCGGTCAGCATGTGCCGGCCTGGCTGGTCGATCGCATCTTCCGGCACCTGCTCACCGACTTGACGGGCAACACGCATCGGTCCGAATTCTGCATCGACAAGCTATACTCGCCCGATACGGCGACGGGCCGGCTGGGCCTGGTCGAATTTCGCGCGTTTGAGATGCCGCCGCACGCGCAGATGAGCCTCACGCAGCAACTGTTGTTGCGAACGCTCGTGGCGTGGTTTTGGCGCACGCCATACCGCGCGCGGCCGATCCGTTGGGGCACTCAACTACACGACCGGTTCTTGTTGCCGCATTTCGTCTGGCAAGATTTCGGCGAAGTGATGCGCGATCTGGGCGACGCCGGGTTCGACATCGAGGCCGGCTGGTTCTTGCCGCATTTCGAATTCCGCTTTCCGGTGCTGGGTCGGGTGCAGTGCGACGGCATCGAAATCGAGCTGCGCCAGGCGATCGAGCCTTGGCACGTGCTGGGCGAACAACCCGGCGCGGGCGGCACGGTCCGGTTTGTCGACTCGTCGGTCGAGCGGCTGCAAGTGCGCGTCGCCGGCGGGCCTTTGGAACGCTATGCGGTGCTCTGCAACGGGCGCAAGCTGCCGCTGGTGCCGACGCCGACACCGGGCGAAAGCGTGGCCGGCGTGCGCTACCGCGCCTGGCAGCCGCCTAATTGCTTACACCCCACACTGGGTATCGACACTCCGCTGGTGTTCGATCTGTACGACCATGGCAACGAGCGTTCGCTGGGCGGTTGCACCTATCACGTGGCCAGTCCCAACGGCCGCAACTACGACACCTTCCCGGTGAACGCCATGGAAGCCGAGTCCCGGCGCAACGCGCGGTTCTTCGCCGAGGGGCATACGCCCGGCTGGTTCGCGGCACCCCTGGCCGAGCACAACGCGGAGTTTCCTTGTACTCTAGACCTGCGTCGAGGGCGGTGA
- a CDS encoding anti-sigma factor → MSDAFSPLDRFDELQAAAALGDLAPEERSELDALLAQHAQPEDRALQRTAAAAHAAMAGSRLDALPAALRERLLEAAARELTAVRRGPGDRPQPAASAGLNRRNWLISGSGWLVAAASIAALAWLSKPARSPADDPVAGRRRLLSEAGDVIQVAWGPGKHPFGQAVEGDVVWSTSQQRGYMRFRGLPVNDPLREQYQLWIIDPKRDAEPIDGGVFDANAGGEIVVPIHAKLRVVDPKAFAITVEQPGGVVVSTQDRLPLLAAVPAG, encoded by the coding sequence ATGAGCGACGCCTTCTCGCCGCTGGATCGTTTCGACGAGTTGCAGGCCGCCGCGGCGCTGGGCGACCTTGCGCCTGAAGAACGATCCGAACTCGACGCCTTGCTGGCCCAGCACGCCCAACCCGAAGACCGCGCGCTCCAGCGTACGGCCGCCGCGGCGCATGCCGCGATGGCTGGAAGCCGCCTGGACGCTTTGCCCGCGGCGCTCCGCGAGCGGTTGCTCGAGGCGGCTGCCCGGGAACTCACGGCAGTGCGCCGAGGGCCCGGCGATCGGCCGCAACCGGCGGCTTCCGCTGGCCTGAATCGGCGCAACTGGCTGATCTCCGGCTCGGGCTGGCTCGTGGCGGCGGCGAGCATCGCGGCACTGGCGTGGTTGTCGAAACCAGCTCGATCGCCAGCCGACGATCCGGTGGCCGGGCGGCGGCGGCTGCTGAGCGAGGCGGGCGACGTGATTCAAGTCGCCTGGGGCCCTGGCAAGCATCCGTTTGGCCAGGCCGTCGAAGGCGACGTCGTCTGGAGTACCTCGCAGCAGCGCGGGTACATGCGCTTCCGGGGGTTGCCGGTCAACGATCCGCTGCGCGAACAGTATCAACTGTGGATCATCGATCCGAAGCGCGACGCCGAGCCGATCGACGGGGGGGTGTTCGACGCCAACGCCGGTGGTGAAATCGTGGTACCGATCCATGCCAAACTGCGAGTCGTCGATCCGAAGGCGTTTGCCATCACCGTCGAGCAGCCCGGCGGCGTAGTGGTTTCGACGCAAGACCGCTTGCCGTTGCTGGCCGCGGTGCCCGCCGGTTGA
- a CDS encoding fasciclin domain-containing protein, with amino-acid sequence MLAGMAAVAGAGEKCRAKVVGTNAHKDIVDTAAGAEDFSTLVAAIKAAGLVETLKGKGPFTVFAPTNAAFAKLPEGTVDKLLKPENKDQLVKILTYHVVPGAVMAKDVVKLSQAKTVEGSEVKIVVKDGEVLVDGAKVVKTDLTCANGVIHVIDTVIMPQ; translated from the coding sequence ATGTTGGCGGGCATGGCCGCCGTGGCCGGCGCAGGTGAGAAATGTCGTGCCAAGGTCGTCGGGACCAATGCGCACAAAGACATTGTCGACACGGCCGCGGGCGCCGAAGACTTCTCGACGCTGGTCGCCGCGATCAAGGCCGCCGGGCTGGTCGAGACGCTCAAGGGGAAGGGCCCCTTCACCGTGTTCGCGCCGACCAACGCGGCATTTGCCAAGTTGCCCGAGGGCACCGTGGACAAGCTGCTGAAGCCCGAAAACAAGGATCAGCTCGTGAAGATCCTGACCTATCACGTGGTGCCGGGCGCCGTGATGGCGAAGGACGTCGTGAAGCTGTCGCAGGCCAAGACAGTCGAAGGCAGCGAGGTGAAGATCGTAGTCAAGGACGGCGAGGTGCTGGTCGACGGCGCAAAGGTCGTGAAGACCGACTTGACCTGCGCGAACGGCGTGATCCACGTGATTGACACGGTCATCATGCCGCAGTAG
- a CDS encoding LemA family protein produces the protein MYATYAALIFCGAVVLWYWLAFNRLTQAHNAVDHAWSNIEVELNRRFDLIQNLVETAKGYARHESEVFREVAELRSQPRPFGDAAAANAAQPNLSRVIAQVMVLAENYPELRAQQSFLKLQQELTETENRIAARRHAYNQTVNLYQNLCEVIPTNIIAGAHNFAPRAFFDAPDELADHAPEVRLS, from the coding sequence ATGTATGCAACCTATGCAGCGTTGATCTTCTGCGGCGCAGTCGTGCTGTGGTACTGGCTGGCGTTCAATCGCCTGACCCAGGCGCACAACGCCGTCGATCATGCCTGGTCCAACATCGAGGTCGAGCTCAATCGCCGCTTCGACCTGATCCAGAACCTCGTCGAAACGGCCAAGGGTTACGCCCGCCACGAAAGCGAGGTGTTTCGCGAAGTGGCCGAGCTGCGTTCCCAGCCCCGGCCTTTTGGCGACGCGGCCGCGGCCAACGCGGCGCAGCCGAATCTCAGCCGCGTGATCGCCCAGGTGATGGTCCTGGCCGAGAACTATCCCGAGCTGCGGGCCCAGCAGAGCTTTCTCAAGTTGCAGCAGGAATTGACCGAAACGGAGAACCGCATCGCCGCGCGGCGCCATGCGTACAACCAGACGGTCAACCTCTATCAGAATCTGTGCGAAGTGATTCCCACGAATATCATCGCCGGGGCGCACAACTTTGCTCCCCGCGCCTTCTTCGACGCGCCCGACGAGCTCGCCGACCACGCCCCGGAGGTGCGCCTGTCGTGA
- a CDS encoding sigma-70 family RNA polymerase sigma factor yields MSSDSVLPRIARGESGAVAECLDRYGGLVWTAARRWSSDSSDAEDIVQDIFIDLWRNAARFDPAQSSEVTFIMLVARRRLIDRARRRERSPVVTGLDESALSTATQASPVDLGDEVAVARECLAQLPVEQRQVLELNIDRGLSHGQIAERTGLALGTVKSHARRGLLRLRQLMQARLRPEEVS; encoded by the coding sequence TTGTCGTCCGACAGTGTACTCCCACGCATCGCCCGCGGCGAAAGCGGCGCGGTAGCGGAATGTCTTGACCGCTACGGAGGACTCGTGTGGACGGCTGCGCGCCGCTGGTCGAGCGATTCGTCCGACGCGGAAGACATCGTGCAAGACATCTTCATCGATCTGTGGCGCAACGCGGCGCGGTTCGATCCGGCACAATCGTCCGAGGTGACCTTCATCATGCTCGTCGCCCGGCGGCGGCTGATCGATCGGGCCCGCCGACGCGAGCGGTCACCAGTGGTCACGGGGCTCGACGAGAGCGCTCTGTCGACCGCGACGCAGGCCAGCCCCGTCGATCTGGGCGACGAGGTGGCGGTCGCACGCGAATGCCTCGCCCAACTGCCGGTCGAACAGCGCCAGGTGCTCGAGCTGAACATCGATCGCGGGCTCTCGCACGGCCAGATCGCCGAACGAACCGGGCTGGCGCTGGGCACCGTCAAGTCGCATGCCCGACGCGGCTTGCTGCGTTTGCGGCAATTGATGCAGGCGCGGCTGCGCCCTGAGGAGGTCTCGTGA
- a CDS encoding TPM domain-containing protein — MSPALVISLLLTGVVQPLDTTRRVHDFAGVIPADEGRQLEALCQEVEQQTTAQVAIVTVPSLDGVTVEEYATELFKEWGIGKRDVNNGILLLVAPNERRIRIEVGYGLEPLLTDGLCGEIRDQAILPAFRQLDYAGGIRAGADRIVDVLRANPQAAKGYPGSGPYLLSTVRQEALVAIGVAIAAAILLIVVSLFAAARRKFSTWYFVAAAFAVVVIWGIAVSLTLRLQPARRPWVWLGSAGALVAGSMWQHWRKYRRYGPRGCSKCGTPFELLGEQADDEHLNEVQRLEEKIGSVDYDVWYCPACLHADTEAYINYFSNFSRCPKCQYRTFKEGPQQTIRAATTLTSGLARVEGRCVHCNHKTLREIVLPRLAVVSSGGSSGSSFGSSSFGGGSSSSGGGSSFGGGSSGGGGASGSW; from the coding sequence ATGTCCCCTGCCCTGGTGATCAGCCTGCTGCTGACCGGCGTGGTTCAGCCGCTGGACACGACGCGCCGGGTTCACGATTTCGCCGGCGTAATTCCCGCCGACGAGGGCCGGCAGCTCGAGGCGTTGTGCCAGGAAGTCGAACAACAGACGACCGCCCAGGTGGCCATCGTGACGGTGCCTTCGCTCGACGGGGTGACCGTCGAGGAGTACGCCACCGAGCTGTTTAAGGAATGGGGAATCGGCAAGCGCGACGTGAACAACGGCATCCTGCTGCTGGTCGCGCCGAACGAACGCCGCATACGGATCGAAGTCGGATACGGCCTCGAGCCGCTGCTGACCGACGGGCTCTGCGGCGAGATTCGCGATCAGGCCATCTTGCCTGCCTTTCGACAGCTCGACTATGCCGGCGGAATTCGCGCGGGCGCCGACCGGATTGTCGATGTGCTGCGCGCGAACCCGCAAGCCGCCAAAGGGTATCCCGGCTCGGGCCCGTACTTACTGAGCACGGTGCGCCAGGAAGCCTTGGTGGCGATCGGAGTGGCGATCGCCGCGGCGATCCTGTTGATCGTGGTGAGCTTGTTTGCCGCGGCACGACGCAAATTCTCCACCTGGTATTTCGTCGCGGCCGCGTTCGCCGTTGTGGTGATCTGGGGCATTGCGGTCAGCCTGACCCTGCGCTTGCAGCCGGCGCGCCGACCGTGGGTCTGGCTGGGCTCGGCGGGAGCCTTGGTGGCGGGCTCGATGTGGCAGCACTGGCGCAAGTATCGCCGCTACGGACCGCGGGGCTGCTCGAAATGCGGCACGCCGTTCGAGCTGTTGGGCGAGCAGGCCGACGACGAGCACCTCAACGAGGTGCAGCGCCTCGAGGAAAAGATCGGTTCGGTCGATTACGACGTCTGGTATTGCCCGGCCTGCCTGCATGCCGACACCGAGGCCTACATCAACTACTTCTCGAATTTTTCGCGTTGCCCGAAGTGTCAATACCGAACGTTCAAGGAAGGTCCCCAGCAAACGATCCGTGCCGCCACGACGCTCACCAGCGGCCTGGCGCGCGTCGAAGGCCGTTGCGTCCACTGCAACCACAAGACGCTACGAGAAATCGTGCTGCCCCGGTTGGCCGTGGTTTCGTCGGGGGGCTCGAGCGGTAGCTCGTTCGGGAGCAGCAGCTTCGGCGGCGGTTCTTCGAGCAGTGGTGGTGGCAGCAGTTTTGGCGGCGGCTCCAGCGGCGGCGGTGGCGCCTCGGGAAGCTGGTAA
- a CDS encoding PQQ-binding-like beta-propeller repeat protein: MSTADAVAPAIETQASGSPVPRTWPAWLIVLLQVASTAVSVTPSINNFSRFASMMLGPLVCLTLFVLWGLFFSRLPWRERLTVLAMALVLGIGATLVSHESMLVPIWIYGVPLMMFVVALVTTMAARQSSPWRLRWFGLALAVVWAMFPALRLEGFTGNYLPQFAGRWRESKEAHLTASGRGDMESAIDPRYSGWQPTTVEWPAFRGPLGTSATDDVTVPCDWSTTAPTNVWQIPIGAGWSSFACVSGRLFTQEQRGTQELVCCYAADSGALIWQNACATRFWDVVSGAGPRATPTYHDGKLFTYGAKAELRCLDASTGKLVWHHDLTQEVKAELPVWGFSNSPVVVGQVVIVYAGGEGDNGLLAFDRDTGEPRWRFASRGMNFSSAQPVQLAGQTLVLFTNTAGVHALDPESGQVIWSHKPRDWAGPPICQPQQIDAESVVVPLGDGIGLARLKISRASDTWQVETQWTSKQLRPSYNDFVSYEGFLYGFDQNIFTCIDAATGKRRWKQGRYGFGQVLLLRPVGQLIVLGEDGAAVLLTATPDRHEERGRFAAIAGKTWNHPIVVGDRLYVRNGEMAACFALR; the protein is encoded by the coding sequence ATGAGCACAGCCGACGCGGTCGCCCCGGCCATTGAGACCCAGGCCTCCGGCTCGCCGGTACCGCGCACGTGGCCAGCCTGGTTGATCGTGCTGTTGCAGGTCGCAAGCACCGCGGTGTCGGTTACCCCGAGCATCAACAATTTTTCGCGGTTCGCCAGCATGATGCTGGGCCCCTTGGTGTGCTTGACGCTGTTCGTGCTCTGGGGGCTGTTCTTCAGCCGCTTGCCGTGGCGCGAGCGCCTGACCGTGCTGGCGATGGCGCTCGTGTTGGGCATCGGCGCGACACTGGTATCGCACGAAAGCATGCTCGTGCCGATCTGGATCTACGGTGTGCCGTTGATGATGTTCGTCGTCGCGCTGGTCACGACCATGGCGGCGCGCCAGAGCTCGCCGTGGCGACTGCGGTGGTTTGGGCTGGCGCTGGCCGTGGTGTGGGCGATGTTTCCGGCACTGCGGCTCGAGGGCTTCACCGGCAACTATCTGCCGCAGTTCGCCGGCCGCTGGCGAGAATCGAAGGAGGCGCATCTGACCGCGTCCGGTCGGGGGGATATGGAATCCGCCATCGACCCGCGCTACTCCGGCTGGCAACCGACCACGGTCGAATGGCCTGCGTTCCGCGGCCCCCTGGGAACCAGCGCCACTGACGACGTGACCGTTCCGTGTGACTGGTCGACCACCGCGCCGACAAACGTGTGGCAGATCCCGATCGGTGCAGGGTGGTCGTCGTTTGCCTGCGTCTCAGGACGGCTATTTACCCAGGAGCAGCGCGGCACACAGGAGTTGGTGTGCTGTTATGCCGCCGACTCGGGCGCGTTGATTTGGCAGAACGCCTGTGCGACGCGTTTTTGGGACGTTGTTTCCGGCGCGGGACCACGAGCCACGCCGACCTATCACGACGGCAAGTTGTTCACCTACGGCGCGAAGGCCGAGCTGCGCTGCCTCGACGCGTCCACCGGCAAGCTGGTCTGGCACCATGACCTGACGCAAGAAGTCAAAGCCGAGCTACCCGTGTGGGGATTCTCCAACTCGCCGGTCGTCGTTGGCCAGGTGGTGATCGTCTATGCCGGCGGCGAAGGAGACAACGGGCTGCTGGCTTTTGATCGGGACACCGGCGAACCGCGGTGGCGTTTCGCTTCGCGCGGGATGAATTTCAGCTCGGCGCAGCCGGTGCAGCTGGCGGGCCAGACGCTGGTCTTGTTCACCAACACGGCCGGGGTGCATGCGCTGGACCCGGAATCGGGCCAGGTGATTTGGTCGCACAAGCCGCGCGACTGGGCCGGCCCACCGATCTGCCAGCCCCAGCAGATCGACGCCGAGAGCGTGGTCGTGCCGCTGGGCGACGGCATCGGTTTGGCGCGGCTGAAAATCTCGCGCGCGTCGGACACCTGGCAAGTCGAAACGCAATGGACGAGCAAGCAACTGCGACCTTCGTATAACGACTTTGTGTCTTACGAAGGGTTTCTATACGGCTTCGATCAGAACATCTTCACCTGCATCGATGCCGCGACAGGCAAGCGGCGCTGGAAACAAGGTCGCTACGGCTTCGGCCAGGTACTGCTGCTGCGCCCGGTCGGCCAATTGATCGTGCTCGGCGAGGACGGCGCGGCGGTACTGCTGACGGCGACGCCCGATCGCCATGAAGAACGGGGCCGGTTTGCGGCGATCGCCGGCAAGACCTGGAACCACCCGATCGTGGTTGGGGATCGACTGTACGTGCGTAACGGTGAAATGGCGGCGTGCTTCGCCCTGCGGTGA